The genome window ACGCGCAGCACGCCGTGCGTGCTCGGGTGCTGCGGACCCATGTTGATGACCAGTTCGTCCGTGTCGAACTGCGTCGTGCTGGCGCGGGGGGCTTCGAGAGTCATCGGCTCGGGTCCTGCGGTCTACTCGATCTCGATGTCGGCATCGGCGCCCGCGCCGGCCTCGTCCGGCAGGTTGCGCAAGCGCAGCCAGTCCTGCGGATTCTCCATCAGCAGCTCGCCGGGACCTTCGAGCGGGTAGTCCTTGCGCTGCGGATAGCCCTGCCATTGCTCCGGCATCAGGATCCGCCGCAGGTCGGGATGATTCACGATATCGATGCCGAACTGGTCGTAGACCTCGCGCTCCAGCCAGTCGGCGGCCGGCCAGAGCTGCGTCACCGACTCGACCGGATCCTCCTCGCCGACCCGCACCTTGACGCGCAGCCGGTGCCGGAGCCGGGTCGAGTACAGGCAGTAGACCACGTCGAAGCGCTTCTCGCGCGGCGGCCAGTCGGCGGCGGTCACGTCGGAGCAGTAGTCGAACAAGGTCGAAGCGTCGTCCTTGAGGAACCGCATCACGTCGAGAAGCCGATCCACGGCGACGATGACCGTCCAGTCGCCGACCCAATAGGAGACCTGCTGAACCGCGCCCGGCACGCCGGCCTGAACGGCGGCCACCATCTTCGGCAGCTCCATGCCGTCCGGCGGGGCCTGATCCTCGGGAGCCTTGGGGGGCTCGGGCGGCGCCTTCGGCTTCGGCTTGGGCCGCGGCTTGGGCGCGGGCTTCCGGGCCGCCGCCTCGGCGGCGGGCTTGCCGGCCGCGGCAGGCTTGCCGGCGGCGGGCGCGGACTTCTCCGCGACCTTCGACCCCGCTCCCGCGGTCTGCGGCCGGGAATCGGCGCTGTCCTGCCCCGACTGCGACTTGGTTTCGTCCGCCATCTATCCGATCCGGCCTGTCGTCAGGCCCAGTCCAGGGCGCCCTTGCGCCACGCGTAGACGTAGCCGACCACCAGGATGAACAGGAACACCAGCATCTCGATCAGGCCGAACAGCGCCAGCTCGTCCATGACGACCGCCCACGGGAACATGAAGACCGTCTCCACGTCGAAGATGACGAAGAGCATCGCCACCAAGTAGTAGCGGACGCTGTACCGGTCGCGGGCGTCGGTCTCCGGCTCGATGCCGCACTCGTACGGCTCGAACTTCACCCGGTTGTAGCGTTTCGTGTGGACGGCCTGGGACACCATCAGCGTGAAGATGGCGAAGCCGATGGCCACCAGGATGAACAGGAACACCGGGATGTAGGCGTCTAGCATCGTCGCGAACCCTTCACGCGTTGCCGGCTCCGGCTCGTGGCTCCCCTCTGGCTCGTCGCAAGAACACGAGGCACCACGGCGGAACCATGCGGGCCGAAAGGGTGCGACGTGCGGTCGAAAATTCGCGCGGATTATTGCACGGGCCCGGAAGGCTGTCAAGAAACCCCGAACGGGCCGCGGAAGTCCCGATCGTCGTGCAACTCCCGCTTTTACAGGGGTTTTTGGAGGTCGACGACCTTGACGGGGCCGGGAAGCAGAACCTATACTGCCGGTGTACGGCATGGCTTTCTCGAGACACGCTCACGTCACGTTTTCGCTCGCACTCACGGCCTCGATCGCCGCTGTCGCGGCGGCCTCGGCCCAGTCGGTGGAACGCCTCATGATCGTCTCCGTGCTCGACGCCGACGGGGCGCCGGTCACGGGCCTCGCCGCGGCCGATTTCGAGATTCGCGAGGACGATGCGGCGCGGGAGGTGCTGCGCGTCGATTCTGCCGGTGCGGGCCGGCAGATCGCCGTTCTGGTCGACACCAGCGAGGCGGCGGTGCGAGTGGCGTCCGGATTCCGCCGCGGGTTGTCGGCCTTCGTCGACGCCATGCACGGGGACAATCAGATCTCGATCATCTCCTTCGGGGGGGCGCCCCGCATTCTCGCCCCGTCGACGAGCGACGGCGAGCGGCTTCGCGAGGGAGTCGGCAGGATCTTCCCGCAGTCCGGCCAGGCGGCGTACATGCTCGACGCCGTGTACGAGGTCGCCGAGGGATTCGACCGCCGCGGCGCCGACCGTCCGGTGATGGTCGTGCTGACCACGGAGGGCACCGACTACAGCAACCGCCGGGCCCGGCAGGTGCTCGAGCGCATAGACGAGAGTGGGGCCGCCTTCTACGCGCTGTCCGTGGAAGCCCGCCGCGCTGCGTTCGGAATCGGGCGGCCCACCGGCGCGTTCGGGGGAGGCTTCGACGCCCGCCAACAGGAATTCGAGCGGGATCTGGTCCTGTCGCGCGGGACCGCCGGCACCGGCGGGCGGCATCGGGATCTGCTCGCGAGCTCTGCCGTCGAGCGGGCGCTGCTCGACCTCGCCGCCGAGCTCCGCAACCAGTACCTGGTCGCCTATTCGCGGCCCGACTCCCTCATTCCGCCGGAGGAGGTCACGGTGACCGTGAACGGGTCCGGGCTCACGGCGCGCGGAATCGTACTCAGCACTCAGGAGAACCGTAACCGCTAGACCCCGGCATCCAGCCCGGGACAGCACGGAAGCCGACATGACTCTCCGCGCCACGGCAGCCGCCGCGCTCATCGCCGCCGCATGC of Acidobacteriota bacterium contains these proteins:
- a CDS encoding NADH-quinone oxidoreductase subunit A; this translates as MLDAYIPVFLFILVAIGFAIFTLMVSQAVHTKRYNRVKFEPYECGIEPETDARDRYSVRYYLVAMLFVIFDVETVFMFPWAVVMDELALFGLIEMLVFLFILVVGYVYAWRKGALDWA
- a CDS encoding VWA domain-containing protein, with the translated sequence MAFSRHAHVTFSLALTASIAAVAAASAQSVERLMIVSVLDADGAPVTGLAAADFEIREDDAAREVLRVDSAGAGRQIAVLVDTSEAAVRVASGFRRGLSAFVDAMHGDNQISIISFGGAPRILAPSTSDGERLREGVGRIFPQSGQAAYMLDAVYEVAEGFDRRGADRPVMVVLTTEGTDYSNRRARQVLERIDESGAAFYALSVEARRAAFGIGRPTGAFGGGFDARQQEFERDLVLSRGTAGTGGRHRDLLASSAVERALLDLAAELRNQYLVAYSRPDSLIPPEEVTVTVNGSGLTARGIVLSTQENRNR
- a CDS encoding NADH-quinone oxidoreductase subunit C, with the protein product MELPKMVAAVQAGVPGAVQQVSYWVGDWTVIVAVDRLLDVMRFLKDDASTLFDYCSDVTAADWPPREKRFDVVYCLYSTRLRHRLRVKVRVGEEDPVESVTQLWPAADWLEREVYDQFGIDIVNHPDLRRILMPEQWQGYPQRKDYPLEGPGELLMENPQDWLRLRNLPDEAGAGADADIEIE